In Mustela erminea isolate mMusErm1 chromosome 8, mMusErm1.Pri, whole genome shotgun sequence, a genomic segment contains:
- the LOC116597169 gene encoding 60S ribosomal protein L27a-like produces the protein MPSRLRKTRKLRGHLSHGRGHIGKHQKHPGGRGSAGGMHHHRINFDKYHPGYFGKVGMRHYHLKRNQSVCPTVNLDKLWTLVSEQTWVNAAKNKTGAAPIIDVVRLGYYKVLGKGKLLKQPVIVKAKFFSRRAEEKIKGVGGTCVLVA, from the coding sequence ATGCCTTCCAGACTGAGGAAGACCCGGAAACTTCGGGGCCACTTGAGCCACGGCCGTGGCCACATTGGCAAGCACCAGAAGCACCCAGGAGGCCGGGGTAGTGCTGGTGGCATGCATCACCACAGGATCAACTTCGACAAATATCACCCAGGTTACTTTGGAAAAGTTGGTATGAGACATTACCACTTAAAGAGGAACCAGAGCGTTTGCCCAACTGTCAACCTTGATAAACTGTGGACCTTAGTCAGTGAGCAGACATGGGTAAATGCCGCCAAAAACAAGACTGGAGCTGCTCCTATCATTGATGTGGTGCGATTGGGCTACTACAAAGTTTTGGGAAAGGGGAAACTCCTAAAACAGCCTGTCATTGTCAAGGCCAAATTCTTTAGTAGAAGAGCAGAGGAGAAGATCAAGGGTGTCGGGGGCACCTGTGTTCTAGTAGCTTGA